From the genome of Pseudomonas sp. AB6, one region includes:
- the kdsB gene encoding 3-deoxy-manno-octulosonate cytidylyltransferase: MTVVFTVVIPARYGSSRFPGKPLKLIAGKPMIQHVWEQALKSSADHVVIATDDTRIVDACRVFGAEVLLTRDDHNSGTDRLAEVAAQLGLAADAIVVNVQGDEPMIPPAVIDQVAANLAAHPEARMSTLAEALNDIGALFNPNVVKVVADINGLALTFSRAPLPWARDALANDRDQLPAGVPYRRHIGIYAYRAGFLHDFVSWGPCWLEDTENLEQLRALWHGVRIHVADALEAPPAGVDTAEDLERVRRLLEI; this comes from the coding sequence ATGACGGTTGTGTTCACTGTGGTCATCCCGGCACGTTACGGCTCGAGCCGTTTTCCCGGTAAACCATTAAAGCTGATTGCTGGCAAACCGATGATCCAGCACGTTTGGGAGCAGGCGTTAAAAAGTAGTGCCGATCACGTCGTGATTGCGACCGACGATACGCGCATCGTCGACGCTTGCCGGGTGTTCGGTGCCGAAGTTTTGCTGACCCGTGACGACCATAATTCTGGCACTGACCGATTGGCAGAAGTTGCCGCTCAATTAGGCTTGGCAGCCGATGCCATTGTGGTCAATGTGCAGGGCGATGAACCGATGATCCCGCCTGCAGTGATTGATCAGGTGGCGGCCAATCTGGCGGCACATCCAGAGGCGCGGATGTCGACCTTGGCTGAAGCCCTCAATGACATAGGAGCCTTGTTTAATCCCAACGTGGTCAAAGTCGTGGCTGATATCAACGGATTGGCACTGACCTTTAGTCGCGCACCCTTGCCGTGGGCGCGTGACGCCTTGGCCAATGACCGAGATCAGTTGCCAGCGGGCGTGCCTTATCGCAGACACATAGGAATCTACGCTTATCGTGCTGGCTTCTTGCACGATTTCGTCAGCTGGGGACCGTGCTGGCTGGAGGACACCGAAAATCTGGAGCAATTGCGTGCGTTATGGCATGGGGTGCGGATTCACGTTGCCGATGCACTTGAAGCGCCGCCAGCCGGTGTCGACACCGCTGAAGACCTTGAGCGCGTGCGCCGCTTGCTGGAGATCTGA
- a CDS encoding ABC transporter ATP-binding protein — protein MSSALSIRQLTKTYGNGFKALNGIELDVAEGDFYALLGPNGAGKSTTIGIISTLVNKTSGTVNIFGHDLDRDPAALKRCIGVVPQEFNFNQFEKTFDIVVTQAGYYGIPPKIAKERAEQYLTQLGLWDKRDVPSRALSGGMKRRLMIARALIHEPRLLILDEPTAGVDIELRRSMWTFLTELNEKGITIILTTHYLEEAEHLCRNIGIIDHGTIVQNMGMKQLLNTLHVETFLLDLKDSHQAAPTLIGYPAKLVDSHTLEVQVDKTIGITALFGQLALKNIEVLSLRNKTNRLEELFVSLVEKNLAKVAV, from the coding sequence ATGAGTTCCGCTCTGTCCATCCGGCAGCTAACCAAAACCTACGGCAACGGTTTCAAGGCCTTGAACGGTATCGAACTGGATGTCGCCGAAGGTGACTTTTACGCTTTGCTCGGCCCCAATGGCGCCGGCAAATCCACGACTATCGGTATCATTTCTACTCTGGTGAACAAGACCAGCGGGACCGTGAATATCTTCGGTCATGACCTCGATCGCGACCCCGCTGCGTTGAAACGTTGCATCGGTGTGGTGCCGCAAGAATTCAACTTCAATCAGTTTGAGAAGACCTTCGACATCGTTGTGACCCAAGCCGGTTACTACGGAATTCCACCGAAAATCGCCAAGGAACGCGCCGAGCAGTACCTGACTCAGTTGGGCCTGTGGGACAAGCGCGATGTGCCGTCGCGTGCTTTGTCCGGCGGTATGAAGCGTCGTCTTATGATTGCTCGGGCGTTGATCCATGAGCCACGTCTATTGATTCTCGATGAACCAACTGCGGGCGTGGACATTGAACTGCGTCGCTCGATGTGGACCTTTCTGACAGAGCTGAACGAGAAAGGCATCACCATCATCCTCACTACACATTACTTGGAAGAGGCTGAGCACCTGTGCCGCAACATTGGCATCATCGATCACGGCACCATCGTTCAAAACATGGGCATGAAGCAGTTGTTGAACACGCTGCATGTGGAGACTTTTCTGCTTGACCTGAAGGACTCGCACCAGGCGGCGCCTACGTTGATCGGCTATCCGGCTAAGCTCGTCGACAGTCACACGCTGGAAGTGCAGGTGGATAAAACCATCGGCATTACCGCGTTGTTTGGCCAATTGGCTTTGAAGAACATCGAAGTGCTGAGCCTGCGCAACAAGACCAATCGCCTTGAGGAACTGTTCGTGTCCCTGGTAGAAAAAAATCTGGCGAAGGTGGCGGTATGA
- the lpxK gene encoding tetraacyldisaccharide 4'-kinase codes for MALTDRLLDAWYHGHPALRLLRPLEWLYRRTVNGKRARFLAGEGAIYRAPVPVLVVGNITVGGTGKTPMILWMIEHCRRRGLRVGVVSRGYGAKPPSLPWRVTADQSPQEAGDEPLLIVQRSGAPLMIDPDRGSAVRALLACEPLDLILSDDGLQHYRLARDLELVLIDAARGLGNRRCLPAGPLREPVERLDSIDALLYNGATDDRKDGFGFVLKPTTLINLRSGQRQSLDHFPAGQALHAVAGIGNPQRFFNTLEGLHWRPVPHAFADHAVYSAKALSFTPALPLIMTEKDAVKCRAFAADDWWYLAVDAEPSAAFIDWFDAQLQRLLPPLP; via the coding sequence ATGGCCCTGACCGATCGTTTACTCGACGCCTGGTACCACGGCCATCCTGCGCTCAGGTTGCTGCGCCCGCTGGAATGGCTTTATCGGCGGACGGTGAACGGCAAGCGTGCGCGATTCCTCGCCGGTGAGGGTGCCATTTACCGGGCACCGGTTCCGGTGCTGGTGGTGGGTAATATCACGGTGGGTGGCACCGGCAAAACGCCGATGATTCTCTGGATGATCGAACACTGTCGGCGTCGTGGTCTGCGCGTGGGGGTGGTCAGCCGGGGTTACGGAGCCAAACCGCCGAGTTTGCCGTGGCGCGTAACAGCCGATCAAAGCCCGCAAGAAGCCGGTGATGAACCCCTGCTGATCGTGCAGCGCAGCGGTGCACCTTTGATGATCGATCCTGATCGCGGCAGTGCGGTGCGCGCATTGCTCGCTTGCGAACCGCTTGACCTGATTTTATCCGACGACGGCTTGCAGCATTACCGCTTGGCCCGGGACCTGGAGTTGGTACTGATTGATGCGGCTCGCGGTTTGGGTAATCGACGCTGTCTTCCTGCCGGTCCGTTGCGTGAGCCCGTGGAGCGCCTTGATAGTATTGACGCGCTGCTTTACAACGGCGCCACCGACGACCGTAAAGACGGATTTGGCTTTGTGCTCAAGCCCACTACGCTGATCAATCTGCGCAGTGGCCAGCGGCAATCGTTGGACCATTTTCCTGCTGGGCAAGCGCTGCACGCAGTGGCTGGCATCGGCAACCCGCAACGTTTCTTCAACACCCTCGAAGGGCTACACTGGCGCCCGGTGCCTCACGCGTTTGCTGACCATGCGGTCTACAGCGCCAAAGCGTTGAGCTTTACGCCGGCACTGCCGCTGATCATGACCGAGAAGGATGCCGTGAAATGCCGGGCTTTCGCCGCCGATGATTGGTGGTACCTGGCGGTGGATGCCGAACCATCGGCAGCGTTCATTGACTGGTTCGACGCGCAATTGCAGCGCCTTTTACCCCCTTTGCCATAA
- a CDS encoding biopolymer transporter ExbD, which produces MKFRRRRPRENIDINLVSLIDVVFILLLFFVVTTTFTRETQLRVELPQAVTGTPEENSELKHLDIAISADGIYSLNNQLLPKNDLPSLIEALQKESSGNTTLPLSISADGKTPHQAVITAMDAAGKLGFSHLRMTTVEAPTVN; this is translated from the coding sequence GTGAAATTTCGTCGCCGCCGGCCGCGGGAGAACATCGACATCAACCTGGTTTCATTGATAGATGTGGTGTTCATTCTGCTGTTGTTCTTTGTTGTGACGACCACTTTCACGCGGGAAACCCAATTACGGGTAGAACTGCCGCAAGCGGTGACCGGTACCCCGGAGGAGAACTCCGAACTCAAGCATCTGGACATTGCGATCAGTGCCGACGGCATTTATTCGTTGAATAACCAGCTACTGCCGAAAAATGATTTGCCGTCATTGATCGAAGCGCTACAAAAGGAATCGTCAGGCAACACCACGTTGCCGCTGTCGATCAGTGCCGACGGCAAAACCCCTCATCAAGCTGTGATCACGGCCATGGATGCGGCGGGCAAGCTGGGTTTCAGCCACCTGCGCATGACCACGGTCGAGGCGCCAACGGTGAACTGA
- a CDS encoding nucleotidyltransferase family protein — MSASLCAVVLAAGQGSRYRAIAGADKDKLLAPCLGHDGVVRPVLEQVLINLQLAMGAEDKRVLLTRPDRLEVIELGRRYGCEIELLDSPGMGESIAAAVSAWPDHRGWLVVLGDMPFILPETLTRLIDSVEDGMISVPVNDNAFGHPVAFGKRFCMALMALSGERGAKCLFQAGLMREIAVDDPGVLWDVDTPPALAFNP, encoded by the coding sequence TTGAGTGCGTCATTATGTGCGGTGGTACTTGCCGCAGGGCAGGGCAGCCGCTATCGGGCGATTGCGGGTGCCGATAAGGACAAGCTATTAGCGCCTTGCCTCGGACACGACGGGGTAGTGCGGCCGGTACTTGAACAGGTGCTGATTAATCTTCAGTTGGCGATGGGTGCTGAGGATAAGAGAGTGTTGCTGACCCGGCCTGATCGCCTTGAAGTCATTGAACTCGGGAGACGTTACGGCTGCGAGATTGAGTTGCTGGATTCCCCCGGAATGGGTGAAAGCATCGCCGCAGCCGTTTCGGCTTGGCCTGACCATCGTGGTTGGTTGGTGGTGTTGGGCGATATGCCGTTTATCCTGCCTGAAACCCTGACTCGGCTGATTGACTCCGTAGAAGATGGAATGATCAGTGTGCCCGTCAACGACAACGCGTTCGGCCATCCTGTGGCGTTCGGTAAACGGTTTTGCATGGCGTTAATGGCCTTGTCCGGAGAGCGGGGTGCCAAGTGTTTGTTTCAAGCTGGGCTAATGCGGGAAATAGCGGTTGATGATCCGGGGGTGCTTTGGGACGTCGATACGCCACCGGCGTTGGCGTTTAACCCCTAA
- a CDS encoding Trm112 family protein — translation MDTKLLDILACPICKGPLKLSADKTELISKGAGLAYPIRDGIPVMLESEARTLTTDERLEK, via the coding sequence ATGGACACCAAATTGCTCGACATCCTCGCTTGCCCAATCTGCAAAGGACCGCTCAAGCTCAGCGCTGACAAAACCGAGCTGATCAGCAAAGGTGCTGGCCTGGCTTATCCGATTCGTGATGGCATTCCAGTAATGCTGGAAAGCGAAGCGCGGACCTTAACCACCGATGAGCGTTTGGAAAAATGA
- a CDS encoding ABC transporter permease, with the protein MSTEPRIEHVSELRPNLIALNTIVYREVRRFTRIWPQTLLPPAITMVLYFVIFGNLIGKQIGGMGGFTYMQYIVPGLIMMSVITNSYGNVVSSFFGSKFQRSIEELMVSPVSPHTILIGFTLGGVLRGLMVGVIVTILSMFFTDLQVHHWGITIIVVVLTATIFSLLGFINAVFARNFDDISIIPTFVLTPLTYLGGVFYSINLLPPFWQTVSMANPVLHMVNAFRYGILGVSDIRISVAMSFMVIATIVLYWGCVRLLVSGRGMRQ; encoded by the coding sequence ATGAGTACTGAACCCCGTATCGAACATGTCTCCGAACTGCGTCCAAACCTGATTGCGCTTAACACCATCGTTTACCGTGAAGTGCGCCGATTCACCCGAATCTGGCCGCAAACGCTGCTTCCGCCAGCGATCACCATGGTTTTGTACTTCGTGATCTTCGGCAATTTGATCGGTAAGCAGATTGGCGGGATGGGTGGCTTCACCTACATGCAGTACATCGTGCCAGGGCTGATCATGATGTCGGTCATCACTAACTCCTATGGCAACGTGGTGTCGAGTTTCTTCGGCAGCAAGTTCCAGCGTTCTATTGAGGAGTTGATGGTCTCGCCGGTCTCACCCCATACAATTTTGATTGGTTTTACGTTGGGCGGAGTGTTGCGGGGCCTGATGGTGGGCGTCATCGTGACCATCTTGTCGATGTTCTTCACCGATCTGCAAGTTCATCACTGGGGCATTACTATCATTGTGGTGGTGCTGACGGCGACGATATTCTCGCTTCTAGGCTTCATTAACGCCGTTTTTGCACGCAATTTTGACGATATCTCGATTATCCCGACATTTGTCCTGACGCCGTTGACGTACTTGGGCGGGGTGTTTTACTCGATCAACTTGCTGCCGCCGTTCTGGCAGACCGTGTCCATGGCTAATCCGGTGCTGCATATGGTCAACGCCTTCCGCTATGGCATCCTTGGTGTGTCTGATATCCGTATCAGCGTGGCTATGAGCTTTATGGTCATCGCAACCATCGTGCTGTACTGGGGCTGCGTGCGGTTGTTAGTCAGTGGCCGTGGGATGCGGCAGTAG
- a CDS encoding XdhC family protein, giving the protein MDSVDLNVLRSVLDWRRAGQRVVLYSVVQTWGSAPRPPGAMLALREDGMVIGSVSGGCIEDDLISRLQDGRLQASDEVQLVTYGVTLEEAARFGLPCGGTLRLTQEWVRDEQWVADLLQRCEDHQIVARELDLKSGAVTLHPANRTDQVSFDGQTLRTIYGPRWRLLLIGAGQLSRYVTEMAHLLDFEVLICDPRKEFAYGWEDQKARFVPGMPDDAVLTIETDERTAIVALTHDPRLDDMALLTALSSKAFYIGALGSRINSQKRRKNLAQLGLSAQSIQRLHGPIGLHIGSHTPAEIALSLMAEIVTIKNGIALKQKKPLIAEIEH; this is encoded by the coding sequence ATGGATAGCGTTGATTTGAATGTCTTGCGCAGTGTGCTTGACTGGCGCCGCGCCGGTCAGCGCGTGGTTTTATACAGCGTGGTACAAACCTGGGGCAGCGCCCCTCGGCCGCCTGGCGCGATGTTGGCGCTGCGCGAAGACGGCATGGTGATTGGTTCGGTATCCGGTGGTTGCATTGAGGACGACCTGATTTCGCGTTTGCAGGACGGTCGTCTGCAGGCCAGCGACGAGGTGCAACTGGTGACGTATGGCGTGACCCTTGAGGAAGCTGCGCGTTTCGGTTTGCCGTGCGGTGGCACCCTGCGCCTGACCCAAGAATGGGTCAGGGATGAGCAGTGGGTTGCTGATTTGCTGCAGCGTTGCGAAGACCACCAAATCGTGGCCCGAGAGCTGGATTTGAAGTCCGGTGCAGTGACTTTGCATCCAGCCAATCGGACCGATCAAGTCAGTTTTGATGGGCAAACGCTGCGCACTATTTATGGTCCACGTTGGCGATTACTACTGATCGGCGCCGGGCAGCTGTCGCGTTATGTGACTGAAATGGCTCATCTGTTGGATTTCGAAGTGTTGATCTGTGATCCGCGCAAAGAATTTGCTTACGGTTGGGAAGACCAAAAAGCGCGGTTCGTGCCTGGAATGCCAGACGACGCGGTGCTGACCATCGAAACCGATGAACGCACGGCCATCGTCGCGTTAACCCATGATCCGCGTCTGGACGACATGGCGCTGCTAACGGCGCTCAGTTCCAAGGCGTTTTATATCGGCGCCTTAGGGTCGCGGATCAACAGCCAGAAGCGTCGGAAAAATCTGGCGCAACTGGGTTTAAGTGCGCAGTCCATCCAGCGCTTGCACGGGCCGATTGGTCTGCATATTGGTAGCCACACCCCCGCAGAAATTGCACTGTCGCTAATGGCCGAGATCGTGACGATCAAAAACGGCATCGCGCTGAAGCAGAAAAAGCCGCTGATCGCCGAGATTGAGCATTGA
- the murB gene encoding UDP-N-acetylmuramate dehydrogenase has product MTLQVRAGVSLKPFNTLGVEVHAKVFAEAHDDDEIRQALAYSAEHALPLLVIGGGSNVLLTADVQALVLRLVTRGIRILRDEGERVIIEAEAGEGWHAFVMSTLEQGLSGLENLSLIPGTVGAAPMQNIGAYGVEIKDVFHSLTALDRQSGELRDFTLNDCAFAYRDSVFKHNPDRWLILRVRFVLSRAAHLHLEYGPVRQRLDEHGISQPTPKDVSLAICAIRREKLPDPAVLGNAGSFFKNPLVAASLAADLKREHPGLVGYPQADGQVKLAAGWLIEEAGWKGFRDGDAGVHRLQSLVLVNYGAATGLQLLDLAQRIQTDIARRYNVKLDMEPNLY; this is encoded by the coding sequence ATGACGTTACAAGTGCGGGCCGGGGTTTCTCTCAAACCGTTCAATACCCTCGGTGTGGAGGTACACGCCAAGGTGTTTGCTGAAGCCCATGACGACGACGAAATTCGTCAGGCGCTGGCATATTCGGCTGAGCACGCGCTGCCACTTTTGGTGATCGGTGGCGGCAGTAATGTGCTGCTTACCGCAGATGTTCAGGCACTTGTTCTGCGCCTGGTCACTCGCGGAATTCGGATTCTCAGAGACGAGGGTGAGCGGGTCATTATTGAAGCCGAGGCCGGTGAAGGCTGGCATGCATTTGTAATGTCTACGCTTGAGCAAGGTTTGTCCGGTCTGGAAAACCTTAGCTTGATCCCTGGCACTGTCGGCGCTGCGCCGATGCAAAACATTGGTGCCTACGGGGTCGAAATTAAGGACGTTTTCCACAGCCTGACTGCGCTGGACCGACAGTCCGGCGAGTTGCGTGACTTCACCCTCAACGATTGCGCCTTCGCATACCGCGACAGCGTGTTCAAGCACAACCCGGATCGTTGGCTGATTTTGCGCGTGCGGTTCGTTCTTAGCCGTGCCGCACATTTGCACCTTGAGTACGGACCGGTGCGCCAGCGCCTTGACGAACACGGTATCAGCCAGCCGACCCCCAAGGATGTCAGCTTGGCAATTTGCGCGATTCGTCGTGAAAAACTTCCGGACCCCGCCGTGCTAGGTAATGCCGGCAGTTTCTTCAAAAATCCGTTGGTGGCGGCTTCGTTGGCCGCCGACTTGAAGCGCGAACATCCCGGGCTGGTCGGTTATCCACAGGCTGACGGTCAGGTGAAACTGGCGGCAGGCTGGTTGATCGAGGAGGCTGGGTGGAAGGGTTTTCGCGATGGCGACGCGGGTGTGCATCGCTTGCAATCGTTGGTGTTGGTCAACTATGGCGCTGCCACCGGCCTGCAGTTGCTGGACCTCGCGCAACGTATCCAAACTGACATTGCTCGGCGCTACAACGTAAAACTCGACATGGAGCCAAACCTTTATTGA
- a CDS encoding DUF2062 domain-containing protein, whose translation MPRRLIKRFLPDPTRIREHKSLRFFGRFLHDPNLWHLNRHSVSRAVGLGFFAALMPIPFQMLLAAALAIVVRGNLPIGVSLVWLTNPITMPPVFYCTYKIGSWLMQLPPRHFPDELTWNWISGQLSTLWQPFLLGSVVAGLVLGALGFGLTQMYWRWWVGRRWRQRKEKRG comes from the coding sequence ATGCCGCGACGCCTGATCAAACGCTTCTTGCCGGACCCGACGCGCATTCGGGAACACAAATCCTTACGCTTTTTTGGGCGTTTCCTGCACGATCCGAACCTGTGGCACCTCAATCGGCACTCTGTATCCCGCGCCGTGGGGCTAGGTTTTTTCGCTGCGTTAATGCCAATCCCGTTTCAAATGCTGCTGGCCGCAGCATTGGCCATTGTCGTGCGCGGCAACTTACCTATCGGGGTCAGCTTGGTGTGGCTAACCAACCCGATCACCATGCCGCCGGTGTTTTATTGCACGTACAAAATCGGATCGTGGCTGATGCAACTGCCCCCGCGCCATTTCCCGGACGAATTGACCTGGAACTGGATCAGCGGACAACTCTCTACATTGTGGCAGCCGTTTCTGTTGGGATCGGTGGTGGCGGGTTTGGTGCTTGGCGCGCTGGGGTTTGGACTGACGCAGATGTACTGGCGCTGGTGGGTGGGTAGGCGCTGGAGACAAAGGAAGGAGAAGCGGGGGTGA
- a CDS encoding DNA internalization-related competence protein ComEC/Rec2: MRTGMVALALGLLAVRFLPVLPPTWLLCLMPVIALTLLPFRTYPLAFFLFGFSWACISAQSALNDRLPIHLDGQTLWLQGKVVGLPQQSVSGVVRFQLNGAQSRRSELPQRMRLSWYGGPPVRSGEYWRLAVKLKRPAGLVNPDSFDYEAWLLTQRIGATGSVADGQRIAPATSAWRDALRQRVLAVDAQGREGGLAALVLGDDSGLSTVDWQVLQDTGTVHLLVISGQHIGLLAGLIYALVAGLARWGLWPRRLPWLPWACGLAFAAALGYGLLAGFEVPVRRACTMIGMVLLWRLRFRHLGVGWPLLLSLNAVLLFEPLVSLQPGFWLSFAAVGILILVFSGRLGAWSWLQSWTRAQWLIAIGLLPVLLALNLPVSLSGPLANLFAVPWISVVVLPLALLGTLLLPIPAMGEGLLWLAGGLLEWLFQGLALVSGWWPAWTSSAVPWWAWWLSLLGGILLLLPSGMPLRLLGWPLLLMCVFPPLKAVPHGEVEVLQLDVGQGLAVLLRTRGHTLLFDAGPRFGDFDIGQRVVLPAIRKTGVRHLDVMLLSHAHADHTGGAMAVYEGLPVARVLSGEASELSAALNAQFCESGAHWEWDGVQFTTWRWEAATESNPASCVLMVDANGERLLLTGDIDAAAERVLIDSDFDLRARWLQAPHHGSRSSSSMVFLKAVKPEGVLISRGRNNAFGHPHPRVMARFDALSIQPYDSADRGAIYLQLGRYNQPQAERGRRRFWRD, translated from the coding sequence ATGCGCACAGGAATGGTGGCGCTCGCGCTGGGACTTCTAGCTGTTCGTTTTTTACCGGTACTACCGCCGACGTGGTTGTTGTGCTTGATGCCGGTCATTGCGCTGACGCTGTTACCTTTTCGTACTTATCCACTGGCGTTTTTTCTGTTTGGTTTCAGTTGGGCGTGTATCTCTGCTCAGTCTGCACTCAATGATCGGTTACCCATTCACCTCGATGGCCAAACGTTATGGCTGCAAGGCAAGGTGGTGGGGCTGCCGCAGCAATCGGTCAGTGGCGTGGTGAGGTTTCAATTGAACGGGGCGCAATCACGGCGCAGTGAGTTGCCGCAACGCATGCGGCTGTCATGGTACGGCGGGCCGCCGGTGCGCAGCGGTGAATACTGGCGCTTGGCGGTTAAGCTCAAGCGTCCGGCGGGGTTGGTCAATCCTGATTCGTTCGACTATGAAGCCTGGCTTCTTACGCAGCGTATTGGCGCGACGGGCTCGGTAGCCGACGGTCAACGCATCGCCCCCGCGACTTCAGCTTGGCGCGATGCGCTGCGTCAGCGCGTACTGGCCGTCGATGCCCAGGGTCGAGAAGGGGGGCTAGCAGCCTTGGTATTAGGCGACGACTCCGGGTTGAGCACCGTCGATTGGCAAGTCTTACAAGACACCGGTACCGTCCATTTGCTGGTGATCTCGGGTCAGCATATCGGCTTGTTGGCCGGGTTAATCTACGCGCTGGTTGCCGGGTTGGCTCGTTGGGGATTGTGGCCGCGTCGTCTGCCCTGGCTGCCTTGGGCCTGTGGGTTGGCGTTTGCTGCAGCGCTCGGGTATGGCTTGCTCGCCGGTTTCGAGGTTCCGGTGCGCCGCGCCTGCACGATGATCGGTATGGTATTACTTTGGCGGTTGCGCTTTCGCCACTTGGGCGTGGGATGGCCGTTGCTGTTGTCGCTTAACGCAGTGTTGTTGTTCGAACCACTGGTCAGTCTGCAGCCAGGCTTTTGGTTGTCGTTTGCAGCCGTGGGGATATTGATTCTAGTGTTCAGCGGTCGTTTGGGCGCATGGAGCTGGTTGCAGAGTTGGACCCGCGCACAATGGCTGATCGCGATTGGATTGCTGCCAGTGTTATTGGCGTTGAACCTTCCGGTGAGCCTCAGTGGGCCTCTGGCCAATTTATTCGCGGTGCCATGGATCAGTGTCGTGGTGTTGCCGCTGGCATTGCTCGGCACGCTGTTGTTGCCGATACCTGCGATGGGTGAAGGCCTGTTGTGGCTGGCAGGCGGGCTGTTAGAGTGGCTGTTTCAAGGTCTGGCGCTGGTCAGCGGATGGTGGCCGGCCTGGACAAGCAGCGCCGTACCTTGGTGGGCGTGGTGGTTAAGCCTGTTGGGGGGCATTTTATTGTTGCTGCCCAGCGGCATGCCGCTACGTCTGTTGGGCTGGCCGTTGTTGCTGATGTGCGTGTTTCCTCCGCTAAAGGCGGTGCCGCACGGCGAGGTCGAGGTGTTGCAACTGGATGTAGGACAAGGGCTGGCGGTGTTACTACGCACGCGTGGACACACGCTGTTATTCGATGCAGGTCCACGCTTCGGGGATTTTGATATCGGCCAGCGGGTAGTGTTGCCCGCCATACGCAAGACCGGAGTTCGCCATCTGGACGTTATGCTACTTAGCCATGCCCACGCCGATCACACCGGCGGCGCCATGGCGGTCTACGAGGGTTTGCCCGTTGCTCGTGTGCTCAGCGGTGAAGCGAGCGAACTATCTGCGGCGTTGAATGCGCAATTTTGCGAAAGCGGTGCGCACTGGGAATGGGACGGCGTGCAGTTCACAACCTGGCGGTGGGAGGCGGCGACAGAAAGTAACCCCGCGTCCTGTGTGTTGATGGTTGACGCGAATGGCGAGCGCTTGCTGCTGACCGGCGATATCGATGCCGCCGCCGAGCGCGTGCTGATCGATAGCGATTTTGATCTTCGCGCGCGCTGGTTACAGGCACCCCACCACGGTAGCCGAAGCTCTTCCTCGATGGTATTTCTCAAGGCCGTCAAACCGGAGGGTGTGTTGATATCGAGGGGTCGCAATAACGCCTTTGGACATCCGCACCCTCGGGTCATGGCGCGTTTTGATGCGTTGTCGATACAGCCTTATGACAGTGCGGACCGTGGCGCCATTTATCTGCAATTGGGGCGATACAATCAGCCGCAGGCGGAACGCGGCCGGCGGCGTTTCTGGCGAGATTGA
- a CDS encoding MotA/TolQ/ExbB proton channel family protein, whose protein sequence is MWELVKSGGWMMLPIILSSIVAVAIIIERLWTLRASRITPPHLLGQVWRWIKDKQLSKEKLRELRADSPLGEILAAGLANSRHGREIMKECIEEAAARVIHDLERYLSALGTIAAMAPLLGLLGTVLGMIDIFGSFMNSGMTTNAAILAGGISKALICTASGLMVGIPAIFFHRFLQSRVDELVVGMEQEAIKLVEVVQGDRDVDLAEGKKK, encoded by the coding sequence GTGTGGGAACTGGTCAAATCAGGCGGTTGGATGATGCTGCCGATCATTCTGAGTTCCATCGTGGCTGTCGCGATCATTATCGAGCGGCTCTGGACCTTGCGTGCCAGCCGCATAACCCCGCCACACCTGCTTGGTCAAGTCTGGCGCTGGATCAAAGACAAGCAACTTAGCAAAGAAAAACTCCGGGAGCTGCGCGCTGACTCACCGCTGGGGGAAATTCTCGCGGCCGGTTTGGCCAACTCGCGCCACGGTCGCGAGATTATGAAAGAGTGCATCGAAGAGGCCGCTGCACGGGTCATTCATGACCTCGAACGCTATTTGAGCGCTTTGGGTACTATTGCGGCCATGGCGCCGTTGCTTGGTCTGCTGGGCACAGTGCTTGGGATGATCGATATATTTGGCTCGTTCATGAACTCAGGCATGACCACCAATGCTGCGATTCTCGCAGGCGGTATTTCCAAAGCATTGATCTGCACCGCTTCGGGCCTGATGGTCGGGATCCCGGCGATTTTCTTTCATCGTTTCCTGCAAAGCCGGGTCGACGAACTGGTTGTGGGCATGGAGCAGGAAGCGATCAAGTTGGTGGAGGTGGTGCAAGGCGACCGTGATGTCGATTTGGCTGAGGGCAAGAAAAAGTGA